The following are from one region of the Corylus avellana chromosome ca1, CavTom2PMs-1.0 genome:
- the LOC132166147 gene encoding probable polygalacturonase, translating into MKMIVALLLLLALSNAVKINGEESDGQCDHKLTLDPRPHSVSILEFGAVGDGKTLNTIAFRNAIFYLKSFADKGGAQLYVPPGRWLTGSFNLTSHLTLFLEKGAVILGSQDPSHWEVADPLPSYGRGIDLPGGRYRSLINGYMLQDVVITGDNGTIDGQGSVWWDWYSYHSLNYSRPHLVEFVSSENVVVSNLTFLNAPAYCIHPVYCSNVQVQNVSVSAPTKSPYTVGIVPDSSDNVCIEDCVIDMGYDAIALKSGWDEYGIAYGRPTTNVHIRRVHLKSYSGSSLAFGSEMSGGISNVLVEQAHIYNSLSGIEFRTRKGRGGYIKRIIISDVVMESVYVAFAATGQCGSHPDDKYDPNALPLLDHITLQDVIGTNITIAGSFTGIQESPFTSICLFNVSLSITSGSPTSWVCSNVSGFAESVFPEPCPDLESSYSNSSLACFSLMHLNGKAAAL; encoded by the exons ATGAAGATGATA GTGGCACTGCTCTTGCTGCTGGCATTGAGCAATGCTGTCAAAATTAATGGAGAAGAGAGTGATGGACAGTGTGATCATAAGTTGACATTGGATCCAAGACCACACAGTGTATCCATCTTGGAGTTTGGTGCTGTGGGAGATGGTAAAACATTGAATACCATAGCCTTCCGGAATGCCATTTTCTATCTCAAATCCTTCGCTGACAAGGGTGGTGCCCAGCTTTATGTTCCTCCGGGAAGGTGGCTTACAGGAAGCTTCAATCTTACCAGCCACCTTACACTCTTCTTGGAAAAAGGTGCCGTCATTCTTGGATCTCAG GACCCATCTCATTGGGAAGTTGCTGATCCCTTACCCTCATATGGTAGAGGGATTGACCTTCCTGGAGGAAGGTATCGAAGCTTGATAAATGGATATATGTTACAGGACGTGGTGATTACGG GTGATAATGGAACTATCGATGGCCAGGGCTCAGTTTGGTGGGATTGGTACAGTTATCATTCTTTGAACTACAGCCGGCCCCATCTTGTGGAATTTGTATCGTCTGAAAATGTAGTAGTTTCAAATCTTACTTTCTTGAATGCCCCTGCATATTGCATCCATCCAGTCTATTGCAG TAATGTGCAAGTTCAGAATGTCTCGGTCTCTGCTCCTACTAAATCTCCTTACACCGTTGGTATAGTCCCAG ATTCTTCTGATAATGTGTGCATAGAGGACTGCGTCATTGACATGGGCTATGATGCCATTGCACTCAAGAGTGGTTGGGATGAGTATGGTATTGCTTATGGCAGACCCACCACAAACGTACACATCAGAAGGGTCCACCTGAAATCATATTCAGGCTCTTCTCTTGCTTTTGGCAGTGAGATGTCTGGTGGCATTTCTAATGTGCTTGTTGAGCAGGCCCACATATACAACTCATTGAGCGGCATTGAGTTCAGAACTAGGAAGGGCAGAGGTGGTTACATTAAAAGAATCATCATATCAGATGTTGTAATGGAAAGCGTCTACGTTGCATTTGCCGCCACTGGTCAGTGCGGCTCCCATCCAGATGACAAGTATGATCCTAATGCTCTCCCTCTTTTGGATCATATCACCTTGCAGGATGTGATTGGCACAAACATCACAATTGCTGGAAGCTTTACAGGGATACAAGAATCTCCTTTTACTTCTATCTGTCTCTTCAATGTCTCCTTATCAATTACTTCTGGATCTCCCACTTCTTGGGTATGTTCCAATGTTTCTGGCTTTGCGGAGTCTGTGTTCCCTGAACCTTGCCCTGACCTTGAGAGCTCATATTCAAATTCTTCCTTGGCTTGCTTTTCCCTCATGCATTTAAATGGAAAAGCCGCGGCCTTATGA
- the LOC132175301 gene encoding topless-related protein 2: MSSLSRELVFLILQFLEEEKFKETVHKLEQESGFFFNMKYFEEQALAGEWDEVEKYLSGFTKVDDNRYSMKIFFEIRKQKYLEALDRHDRAKAVEILVKDLKVFATFNEELYKEITQLLTLENFRENEQLSKYGDTKSARSIMLVELKKLIEANPLYREKLSFPPLKASRLRTLINQSLNWQHQLCKNPRPNPDIKTLFTDHTCSPANGARAPTPVTLPIAAVAKPSTYAPLGAHGGPFPPTAVSANANPLAGWMANANPSSSVQSPVVAASSLPLPPNQVSVLKHPRTSSNALAMMDYQSTEHEQLMKRLRSAPSGDEVTYPAPPQQASASPDELPRTVACTIHQGSTVISMDFHPSHQTLLAVGCSNGEIALWEVGLREKRVSKPFKICDMAACSVLFQGAIVKDPSISVSRVSWSPDGNLIGVAFTKHLIHLYAYHGPNDLRQHLEIDAHVGGVNDLAFSYPNKQLCVVTCGDDKLIKVWDLAGRKIFNFEGHEAPVYSICPHHKENIQFIFSTAVDGKIKAWLYDNVGSRVDYDAPGQWCTRMLYSADGSRLFSCGTSKEGDSFLVEWNESEGAIKRTYSGFRKKSAGVVQFDTTRNHFLAAGEENQIKFWDMDNINVLGSTDADGGLPNLPRLRFNKDGTMLVVTTADNGFKILANADGLRTLRTIETRSYEASRAPTEMKVSSSAMVGNINPVITKVERVDRSSPARPTPIINGVDPISRGVERQRSLDDVSDKTKPSDLVEIVERVQCRAVTMPDSTDPANKVARLLYTNSGTGILALGSNGVQKLWKWSRSEQNPSGKATASVVPQHWLPSSGLVMTNDVPENLEEAVPCVALSKNDSYVMSACGGKVSLFNMMTFKVMTTFMPPPPASTFLAFHPQDNNIIAIGMEDSTIHIYNVRVDEVKTKLKGHHKCITGLAFSTNLNVLVSSGADAQLCFWSTESWEKRKSVTIQLPAGKAPVGDTRVQFHSDQIRFLVCHETQLAVYDASKMERIRQWVPQDVLSAPISCATYSCNSQLVYASFTDSNIGVFDADNLRLRCHISPSAYLYQALSNSQTLYPVVITAHPQEPNQLAVGLTDGSVKVIEPSDSEGKWVAAVAVDNGIQTANNPAS, from the exons ATGTCGTCTTTGAGCAGAGAATTGGTGTTTCTGATTCTCCAATTTCTCGAGGAAGAGAAGTTCAAGGAGACAGTGCACAA GCTGGAGCAAGAGTCGGGGTTCTTCTTCAACATGAAGTACTTCGAAGAGCAGGCTTTGGCCGGAGAGTGGGATGAGGTCGAGAAGTACCTCTCTGGGTTCACCAAAGTCGACGATAACCGGTACTCCATGAAGATCTTCTTCGAGATCAGAAAGCAGAAGTATCTCGAAGCTCTTGACAG GCATGACAGAGCGAAGGCTGTAGAGATACTAGTGAAGGATTTGAAAGTTTTTGCTACATTCAATGAAGAACTGTACAAAGAAATTACTCAGCTTTTGACCCTTGAGAACTTCAg GGAAAATGAGCAGTTGTCGAAGTATGGTGATACTAAATCGGCTCGAAGCATAATGCTGGTAGAGCTTAAGAAACTTATCGAAGCAAATCCTCTGTATCGAGAGAAGCTTTCTTTTCCCCCTTTGAAGGCATCCCGCTTGCGAACTCTTATCAATCAAAG CTTAAACTGGCAACACCAGCTTTGCAAGAACCCAAGGCCAAATCCTGATATCAAAACCTTATTCACAGACCACACATGTTCTCCTGCAAATGGGGCGCGTGCACCTACTCCAGTCACTCTTCCAATTGCAGCTGTTGCAAAGCCTTCAACTTATGCTCCTCTTGGAGCACATGGTGGA CCTTTTCCACCAACTGCAGTGTCTGCCAATGCTAATCCTTTAGCTGGATGGATGGCGAATGCAAATCCTTCCTCATCTGTTCAATCACCTGTTGTTGCTGCTTCATCATTACCTCTTCCACCCAATCAAG TCTCTGTTTTGAAGCATCCAAGAACATCTTCAAATGCTCTTGCAATGATGGATTATCAAAGCACCGAGCACGAGCAACTAATGAAACGTCTGCGGTCTGCACCATCTGGTGATGAG GTCACATATCCTGCTCCTCCCCAACAAGCTTCTGCTTCACCTGATGAGCTACCAAGAACCGTAGCTTGTACCATTCATCAGGGGTCAACTGTGATAAGCATGGATTTTCATCCTTCTCATCAGACATTACTTGCTG TTGGCTGTAGCAATGGTGAAATTGCACTATGGGAAGTTGGGCTGCGAGAGAAGCGGGTATCGAAGCCATTCAAGATATGCGATATGGCTGCTTGTTCTGTGCTATTTCAG GGTGCTATTGTCAAAGATCCATCAATATCTGTCAGCCGTGTATCATGGAGTCCTGATGGAAATTTGATTG GGGTTGCATTTACAAAACATTTGATACATTTGTACGCTTACCATGGGCCCAATGATCTCCGCCAGCATTTGGAG ATTGATGCTCACGTTGGCGGTGTGAACGACTTAGCATTCTCATACCCGAACAAGCAATTGTGTGTGGTAACTTGTGGAGATGATAAGTTAATAAAG GTTTGGGATTTGGCTGGAAGAAAGATTTTCAACTTTGAAGGTCATGAAGCACCTGTTTATTCTATTTGTCCTCACCACAAAGAAAATATTCAG TTTATATTTTCAACAGCTGTTGATGGGAAAATTAAGGCGTGGTTGTATGACAATGTGGGCTCCAGGGTTGACTATGATGCTCCTGGACAGTGGTGCACCAGAATGCTCTACAGTGCTGATGGAAGCAG ATTATTCTCTTGTGGGACGAGTAAAGAGGGGGACTCTTTCCTAGTTGAATGGAATGAAAGTGAAGGAGCAATTAAGAGGACATATTCTGGGTTTAGAAAGAAATCTGCTGGTGTTGTGCAATTTGACACAACACGAAACCACTTTTTGGCTGCTGGTGAGGAGAACCAGATAAAGTTTTGGGATATGGACAATATTAATGTTCTTGGTAGTACAGATGCTGATGGTGGGCTTCCA AATCTTCCTCGCTTGAGATTCAACAAGGATGGAACTATGCTAGTTGTTACTACGGCAGACAATGGTTTCAAGATTCTTGCAAATGCTGATGGTCTCAGAACCTTGAGAACAATTGAAACCCGATCTTATGAAGCATCCCGAGCGCCGACTGAGATGAAG GTATCTAGCTCTGCGATGGTTGGAAATATCAACCCGGTTATTACTAAAGTGGAACGCGTAGACAGAAGCTCTCCTGCCAGGCCTACTCCTATCATT AATGGAGTGGATCCTATTAGTAGAGGCGTAGAAAGGCAAAGAAGTTTAGATGATGTATCTGATAAAACCAAACCTTCGGATCTGGTTGAAATTGTTGAGCGTGTTCAGTGTCGAGCGGTAACCATGCCAGATAGCACAGATCCAGCTAAcaag GTTGCTCGGCTTCTTTACACAAATTCTGGTACTGGCATTCTTGCACTTGGTTCAAATGGAGTCCAGAAGCTTTGGAAGTGGAGCCGCAGTGAACAAAACCCCAGTGGAAAG GCCACTGCCAGTGTTGTTCCACAACATTGGCTACCAAGTAGTGGTCTTGTTATGACTAATGATGTCCCAGAGAATTTGGAAGAAGCAGTTCCCTGTGTAGCTCTCTCAAAGAATGATTCCTATGTAATGTCTGCCTGTGGTGGAAAAGTTTCATTGTTCAATATGATGACTTTTAAG GTGATGACTACTTTTATGCCACCTCCACCAGCCTCAACTTTTCTTGCCTTTCATCCTCAAGATAATAACATCATAGCAATTGGAATGGAAGACTCAACCATTCACATTTACAATGTTAGGGTGGATGAG GTCAAAACAAAACTGAAAGGTCACCATAAGTGTATCACTGGTTTAGCTTTTTCCACCAATCTTAACGTCCTGGTTTCATCAGGTGCTGATGCTCAG CTTTGCTTTTGGAGCACTGAATCTTGGGAGAAGAGGAAATCAGTTACAATTCAACTGCCTGCTGGAAAGGCGCCTGTTGGTGACACTAGAGTGCAGTTCCACTCTGATCAAATCCGCTTCTTGGTATGCCATGAGACGCAGCTAGCAGTGTATGATGCTTCCAAGATGGAACGCATTCGGCAG TGGGTACCACAAGACGTATTGTCTGCACCCATATCTTGTGCAACGTACTCCTGCAACAGCCAACTAGTTTATGCTAGTTTCACTGATAGTAATATTGGAGTTTTTGATGCTGATAATCTGAGATTAAGATGTCATATTTCTCCATCCGCATACCTATACCAGGCCTTGTCAAACAG CCAAACTTTATACCCGGTGGTTATTACTGCACACCCTCAGGAGCCAAATCAGTTGGCTGTTGGACTAACAGATGGATCTGTTAAAGTTATAGAGCCGTCAGACTCCGAGGGGAAGTGGGTAGCCGCAGTGGCCGTTGATAATGGAATACAGACCGCTAACAATCCTGCTTCCTAG